A stretch of the Rosa rugosa chromosome 5, drRosRugo1.1, whole genome shotgun sequence genome encodes the following:
- the LOC133710821 gene encoding uncharacterized protein LOC133710821 isoform X3, translating into MQDPKNSQAARKPWYQRAIEMGSLWRSSISSPKLPTDQVPAPNATTLWKTITKSTNTNIPNSSNSNRHKLRKCASLKVATSFTRVCLCAPISSYNEVFRAELPPRRSNSYPRSKPLGMTTQDQRSITTMSARLSTSERRVFRGKSLTEDVLMRRFVMEEEAMMHVRRRNQMEVIRRKSIMRRKNLGPSRLSRMVMAGEEDN; encoded by the coding sequence GAAGCCTTGGTATCAAAGAGCAATAGAGATGGGCTCTCTATGGAGATCAAGCATTAGTAGTCCCAAGCTTCCCACAGATCAAGTTCCAGCACCAAATGCCACAACATTGTGGAAAACCATTACCAAATCCACAAACACCAACATTCCTAATTCTTCGAATTCCAATAGACACAAGCTGAGAAAATGTGCCTCCTTAAAGGTTGCGACTTCGTTTACTAGGGTTTGTCTTTGTGCACCCATATCTTCCTACAATGAGGTTTTTAGGGCTGAGCTCCCACCAAGAAGAAGCAATAGTTACCCGAGATCGAAGCCATTGGGGATGACGACACAAGATCAAAGAAGCATTACCACTATGAGCGCGAGGCTTAGCACTTCCGAGAGAAGAGTTTTTCGTGGGAAATCTCTGACTGAAGACGTTTTGATGAGGAGGTTCGTTATGGAAGAAGAAGCAATGATGCACGTTAGAAGGAGAAATCAAATGGAAGtaataagaagaaaaagtatAATGAGGAGGAAGAATCTTGGGCCTAGTCGTCTTAGTAGAATGGTTATGGCTGGGGAGGAGGATAATTGA
- the LOC133710821 gene encoding uncharacterized protein LOC133710821 isoform X2 — protein MQDPKNSQAARYAKPWYQRAIEMGSLWRSSISSPKLPTDQVPAPNATTLWKTITKSTNTNIPNSSNSNRHKLRKCASLKVATSFTRVCLCAPISSYNEVFRAELPPRRSNSYPRSKPLGMTTQDQRSITTMSARLSTSERRVFRGKSLTEDVLMRRFVMEEEAMMHVRRRNQMEVIRRKSIMRRKNLGPSRLSRMVMAGEEDN, from the coding sequence CCTTGGTATCAAAGAGCAATAGAGATGGGCTCTCTATGGAGATCAAGCATTAGTAGTCCCAAGCTTCCCACAGATCAAGTTCCAGCACCAAATGCCACAACATTGTGGAAAACCATTACCAAATCCACAAACACCAACATTCCTAATTCTTCGAATTCCAATAGACACAAGCTGAGAAAATGTGCCTCCTTAAAGGTTGCGACTTCGTTTACTAGGGTTTGTCTTTGTGCACCCATATCTTCCTACAATGAGGTTTTTAGGGCTGAGCTCCCACCAAGAAGAAGCAATAGTTACCCGAGATCGAAGCCATTGGGGATGACGACACAAGATCAAAGAAGCATTACCACTATGAGCGCGAGGCTTAGCACTTCCGAGAGAAGAGTTTTTCGTGGGAAATCTCTGACTGAAGACGTTTTGATGAGGAGGTTCGTTATGGAAGAAGAAGCAATGATGCACGTTAGAAGGAGAAATCAAATGGAAGtaataagaagaaaaagtatAATGAGGAGGAAGAATCTTGGGCCTAGTCGTCTTAGTAGAATGGTTATGGCTGGGGAGGAGGATAATTGA
- the LOC133710821 gene encoding uncharacterized protein LOC133710821 isoform X4, with the protein MGSLWRSSISSPKLPTDQVPAPNATTLWKTITKSTNTNIPNSSNSNRHKLRKCASLKVATSFTRVCLCAPISSYNEVFRAELPPRRSNSYPRSKPLGMTTQDQRSITTMSARLSTSERRVFRGKSLTEDVLMRRFVMEEEAMMHVRRRNQMEVIRRKSIMRRKNLGPSRLSRMVMAGEEDN; encoded by the coding sequence ATGGGCTCTCTATGGAGATCAAGCATTAGTAGTCCCAAGCTTCCCACAGATCAAGTTCCAGCACCAAATGCCACAACATTGTGGAAAACCATTACCAAATCCACAAACACCAACATTCCTAATTCTTCGAATTCCAATAGACACAAGCTGAGAAAATGTGCCTCCTTAAAGGTTGCGACTTCGTTTACTAGGGTTTGTCTTTGTGCACCCATATCTTCCTACAATGAGGTTTTTAGGGCTGAGCTCCCACCAAGAAGAAGCAATAGTTACCCGAGATCGAAGCCATTGGGGATGACGACACAAGATCAAAGAAGCATTACCACTATGAGCGCGAGGCTTAGCACTTCCGAGAGAAGAGTTTTTCGTGGGAAATCTCTGACTGAAGACGTTTTGATGAGGAGGTTCGTTATGGAAGAAGAAGCAATGATGCACGTTAGAAGGAGAAATCAAATGGAAGtaataagaagaaaaagtatAATGAGGAGGAAGAATCTTGGGCCTAGTCGTCTTAGTAGAATGGTTATGGCTGGGGAGGAGGATAATTGA